ggacccaatccctgtcccatgtggggctcacagtttcaattctcatttcccattttacacatgagttaactgaggcccagagaagtgaggtgacatgcccaaggtcacacagcagacaagtgggggggggcgcgatgaggtaactgaggcacagagaagtaagtgacttgtgaggatcacatagcagacaagtggtggagtcagtattagaactcaactcacctaaaactcaacatgtccaagactgaactccttgtcttccctcccaaaccctgccctctccctgactttcccatcactgctgacagcagtaccatccttcccgtctcacaagcccgcaaccttggtgtcatcctcgactccgctgtctcgttcatccctcacatccaagccatcaccaacacctaccagtctcacctctgcaacattgccaagatccgccctttcctatccattcaaaccgctacccttctcattcaagctctcatcctatcccgtctggattactgtatcagccgcctctctgatctcccatcctgctgtctctccccactacagtctatacttcacgctgctaccaggatcatctttgtgcagacacgctctggtcatgttactaccctcctcaaaaatctccagtggctgcctgtcaacctacacatcaagcaaaaactccttactctcagcttcagggctctccatcacctcgcccccacctacctcacctcccttctctccttctacagcccagcccgcaccctccactcctctgccactaatctcctcacaatgactcgttctcgcctgtcccgccatcgacccccggcccacgtcatcctcctggcgtggaatgccctccctccgcacatctgccaagctagctctcttactcccttcaaggccctactgagagctcacctcctccaggaggccttcccagactaagcctcctctttcctcttcccctcctccccctccccatcccccccgccttacctccttcccctccccacagcacctgcatatatgtatatatgtttgtacgtatttattactctatttatttattttatttgtacatattgattctaattattttattttgttaatatgttttgctttgttctctgtctccccccttctagactgtgagcccactgttgggtagggaccgtctctatatgttgccgacttgtacttcccaagcgcttagtacagtgctctgcacacagtaagcgctcaataaatacgattgaatgaaagaatgaatgaatgatcttctgacttccaggcctgtgctctgtccactgtgccacgttgctgacatgattatcttgtatctaccctagagcttagtacaatgcttgacacatagtaagtgcttaacaaatagcacagtgattattatcagtaataatactgataatgataataataataaaataggtcATTTGAGAAGCCCTCAAAATTCCAGTACCAGAAAGGTCATGGTAACTTTTTTTTTCACCACATGGAAACTCTCTGGATCTGTGATTCTTCAGGGACCTGGATCCAAAGTACTGAAATCACTGAGAAAAATGTCTCCCAATGTGTGTGGCTTAGAAGCCAGAGGAGGACAAAGGGGCTCTATTTTATAATTAACTGGACAATCCCAGGCTTCAGAAGACCTGGAATAAATTTGCTTCTTCCACTTGAAGACAGTTAAAGCAAGGAAAGGacccttctcctttctgccttcTAAGTTGGTCCAGCAGCTTCAGGAGTTTTGTTACTTCCCTCAAAATAATCTAAGTGGACAAAGTAAAGAACCTTCCTACAGGTGAGTTCTCAGAACATATGATCTACTTATTGACCACTTTTTTGAGAGCCATTAAAATGTGACTTTTCAGCTGAGATAAAAAAGAATAAATCCGTCAAAATTATTAAGCTTGATCTATTTGATTGAGGGATCAGTCAAATGCAGTTTATGTTTATGGTCACCATCAGTCTGCCTTTCTGCATGCTGTTTCTGTTTTAttcatctgtgaccttgggagagtacactataacagagttggtaggcatgttccctgcccacactgagtttacagtctacagggacatcCCATGTATCGTTTTACAACACTCTGGCTGAGTCTAACCAATCTTTTAGTGTTTTTCCGGGGAGATGCCTGATTCTTTCCAATGCTCCATCTTCCCTGGGCCTTTGCTTTCCCTTCCCAGATTCCTGTGATCACGGGCACTGGCTTCCTAGCCAGAAAACTAATCAAAACtgaaaagcagtggaaagagcacaggcctgggagtaagacggtcatgtgttctaatcctggctccaccacttgtcttctgcgtggtcttggataaatcacttcgcttctctgtgcctcagttatctcatctctcaaatggggattaagactgtgagccccatatgggacagggtctgtatccaaaccAATTTAGTTGCATTCATCCCAGCCTTAGgatagtgtctggcatgtagtaagtgcttaacaaatgccacaattgttattattattgttgttattattattgttattattgttattaataaaatccCCTGGACATAAAgacatgctccttgagggcaggggggcaTGTCTGCCAACCttgtttgcactgtactcttccaagcacttagtgcagtgctctacacaaaagaagcatttaataaatacctccaATTTGTTGATTTATTTGGTGTCACGTCCATACCAGACAATGGACAGAAACAGACCAGATTATAAAACAGATTGCCTGGCATAAAACTGGATGAGTAGACACCTTAGTGCTGGTGTTGTGggatttgtttttgtttggttttgcttacggcatttgttaagcactcaccatgtcccaggaactgtactaaacactgaggtatacACAatctaatctagttggacacagtccaagtgccacatggggctcaaagtcttaatccccattttacagataagataaccgagacatagagaaattgagagttgcccaaggtcacacaacagttaagttgtttccctttccccacccctttcaTGATTTTATCCATTTCTGTTAGGCCCTCTGTCACACTTCCTATTTCCAGATTGAAAAATCCTAATCTCTTCTGCCCACAGGGACTTTACAGAatcacagaagagagtgagaaattAGAGACACAGAGTGGGCTGACAGACAAATTCATGGATGGAACAACACGAGAATTGAAATTGAAAAAGCCAAGGGCCTGATGCTCTCTTCCATGCttacctccctgccccttccttttctccctgtgGTTTGGCAACTTTGTAAAATCCTTATCTACCCTTCTCttatattctccctcctttcccttcctctctgaacCTGTCAAGGGAATTGCATCAAGCTATCACAGCTGAAAATGACTGCTAATTGTAGATGTGTTTTGCTTACATATAGAAGCTACAACAATGTCCTCCttgtgttgtttttgttgtttgggCAAAAAGTAATAGAAATTAAAGAACACAACTGCCTCTAGGCAAAGTTAATACTAGCATTTCACACATTTTCATATCTTTTTTAGACTCATATCTGGCTAGATAAGATGCAAGTGTAGAATTTGAGATATTTCTTAAAATTCAAGCAGCATTCACCTAAATGTGATTCAGTGTTTCCAGCTGCAACTAGAGGAACATCTTTTCTTACTCTCTAGCTGAAGAACAGGAAAATAGTTGTTTAAATACAAATGGAAAATCAAGGCGAAGAAAGCAATTTAAGCAATACTTGTCAGAGGGCTTTGGTTGCAAATGATATACTCAAGGTGTTATTATCTCCATTACACACTAGGAAAAGAGATGAGGCTGAATTTCTACTGCTGCTTTTGAAAATTCTTCCTAACATCTAAAGTGATAATTAAAAAGAACCAgaagtttttctttctttaaataaGTGAACAGAAATCATACCAAATGATTATTTAATGTAGTAGTATACAggtcacaggtattgaatcctcactatacagttgagaaaactgaagcacagagaagtcaagtgacttgctcattgtcatacagcaggcaagtggcagtgccggattagaacctaggtcttctgatgaTACCAGGCCATATTTCTTCAATAAATCAAAGAATATCAATCAATGcataccaatcaataaatcagtaacaTGCAAATTGACTCCCACAAGAAACTGTGTAGTTAGAAAATGCAAAGTTTCAAGAGCAGTTTTGTATAAACCACTGACCACCCCAACAAGCTTTAACCCAGTTCCTCTCAAGGCCTGTGAGAATGACACCACCTTAGAATTGATTGGGGAAATTGGCTTACGTTCAGCCCACCATCCTGCCCTATAAGAACCCCTGCAGAAACAAGCAATAACTATGGTGATCCAGGGGTGGATCTatacaaaagaaatgaaaaaccTGCAAGAAAAATTAGGCTAATGCCCACTTTCCCACTCAAAGAATTGAGTAAAATATTGAGTACCTGTATTTTAGGGTGATTTGAGATCCTTTGAGATAGATCTCTGGCAAACAGTATTTTCATTTCCTGAGAAGGGCccaagtgatttttaaaaatgaaaaggaaagaaatttAATTCTAGAAATACAAACATACTTTTTTCCATTAACTCCTGAATTAACAGCAGCTGCCTTTTTGTTTCTCTAGACAGACTGCAGCATCTATATGGCTGAGGGGAATCGAACCAGGATAACTGAGTTTATTTTTCTGGGACTAACGAATCAGCCCCAGTGGCAAATTATCCTCTTGATaatgttttcattttattatCTTGTCACCTTGGTAGGAAACATGGGGCTGATCACACTGATCAGAGTAGATTCCTGTCTTCATAGccacatgtactttttcctcagccacCTGGCATTTGTGGACACCTGTTCATTCTCCATTGTTGTCCCAAAAGATGCTGACTGATTTCATCAAGGAGAAAAAAGTCATCTCCTTCCTGGAATGTGAAGCCCAGTTGTGGTTTTTGGCCTCTATGTGGCTGCTGAATGCTTCCTGTTCTCTGCCATGTCCTTTGATCAATATGTGGCAATCGAAAGTCCACTGCTCTATACAGTGTTCATGTCCCCAGAGGTTTGTGTGTGGCTTTTGATGGCAACATAGGTGCTGGGTTTTCTGAGCACCATGACCTGTACAATGTCGACCTTTTGCTTAACCCCTCTGCAGCCCAAATGTCATCAACCACTATTTCTGTGATATTGCTCCATTCTTAGCCGTAGCCTGTGCTGATCTCCATTCCAGTAGTTGTCTCCTTTTCATCTTGGTTGGCACCGTAGGAGTGTCTAGTGGCCTGGCCATCCTGTTCTCCTACGTTTACATCCTCATTGCCATCTCGAGGATTCTCCCTGCCACTAGGAGACAGAAAGCCTTCTCGACCTGTTCTTCCCACCTGACCACTGTCACCATcttgtgaagtaactgaggcacagagaggttaagagagttgcccaaggtcacagagcagacaagtggcagaaccgggattagaacccatgtcctccgactcccaagcccatgctcttcccacttagccacgttgcttctctagactgtcagctcgttttgggcagggaatgtgtctgttatatggttgtgttgtactctcccaagagcttagttcagtgtcctgtacacagtaaacattcagtaaatacgattaattgatcgactgtaagctccttgtgagcacggaacatgtctaccaactctgttgtattgcactctcctacgtgcttagtaatacagtgctcggcacacattaagtgcttaataaatgctattaattgattgattgcaggaatcTACCACTACCAGTGCAGTAAAATAACAATACAGGCCAgtatccttaggctgtgagccccatgtccaacctgatgtccaaccttgtatctacccctgtccttagtacaatgcctggaacctagtaagcacttagcaagtaccagagAAGTCCTAATAGAAACATGcctcttaatacaataataataataacaataataatgtacttgttaagcacttactatgtgtcaagcacttttctaagcactagggtggatacaaaataatcaggttggaagttaaagtaggaaggagtggggtttaatctccattttgcagatgaggaaactatgggacagagtgacttgcccaaggtcacactgcagatcagTATCAGAGTCCAGACTAgagtctaggtcctctgactctcaggtacatgctctattcactaggtgatACTGCTTCCCAgattcttcaatcaatggtatctactaagctcttattgtgtgcagagtactgtactaagcacttgggaaagtagcaaAATAATAAATACCTGTTATTGTCAGATAAACACAGTTACATAAAGAAATTACATAAAAAGTCACATAAACAAAAACTTTGCAAGGGGTAATTGTTAGAAATCACattaatattttcatatttttcatAGAACCTCAAATCACTGAGGCTTGAGGTTCTTTAGAGAATGTGTC
The sequence above is drawn from the Tachyglossus aculeatus isolate mTacAcu1 unplaced genomic scaffold, mTacAcu1.pri scaffold_300_arrow_ctg1, whole genome shotgun sequence genome and encodes:
- the LOC119923848 gene encoding olfactory receptor 1002-like gives rise to the protein MKQDCSLIKVQPKSLQLKTVKARKGPFSFLPSKLVQQLQEFCYFPQNNLSGQSKEPSYSPNVINHYFCDIAPFLAVACADLHSSSCLLFILVGTVGVSSGLAILFSYVYILIAISRILPATRRQKAFSTCSSHLTTVTIL